Part of the Terrisporobacter glycolicus ATCC 14880 = DSM 1288 genome is shown below.
TACAATATTGACAAAAAAACAAGGTAATAAACGTTTTAAGGAGACAGTAAATGAAAAAAGTAGAGATTTATACTAGTGATACTTGTATACAATGTAAAAAAGCAAAGGAATATTTTGAAAATAACAATATAGTATTTATAGAGTATAATATATCTTCTAATGAAGAATATAAGCGTGAATTAATAAAAAAGGGATATTTATCTGTTCCAGTTATAGTAGTAAATAATCAAGATATACTAGGATTTGATGTTAATAGAATTAAGCAACTGGCTGGCATATAAATGTATATATTAGTCAAATTAAAAAATAAAAGTATAAAAAAGTAAAAAGAGTAAACACTAAAGGTAGTAAAAAAGTAAAAAAAGTTTTTAAAAAGTATTGACTAGTAATTAATAGGATGATATAGTATTACTTGTCCTTGAGACAGGGACAAAAGGTCAACAAAAATTTGTTAAAAAAGTAGTTGACAAAGAAAAACAGCTTTGGTAAAATAAAGAAGCTGAAATAAGCAAAGAACTTTGAAAATTAAACAGTAGGTTAACAATAAATTAATTCTTTAAGAATTAAACTGAAACAACAAACAAACCAAGCCAGATATTCAGATAATGATTAGTCTGAGCGATGGACAACTTTTTTATGAGAGTTTGATCCTGGCTCAGGATGAACGCTGGCGGCGTGCCTAACACATGCAAGTCGAGCGATTCACTTCGGTGAAGAGCGGCGGACGGGTGAGTAACGCGTGGGTAACCTGCCTCATACACATGGATAACATACCGAAAGGTATGCTAATACAGGATAATATAAGAGATTCACATGTATTTCTTATCAAAGCTCCGGCGGTATGAGATGGACCCGCGTCTGATTAGCTAGTTGGTAAGGTAACGGCTTACCAAGGCGACGATCAGTAGCCGACCTGAGAGGGTGATCGGCCACATTGGAACTGAGACACGGTCCAAACTCCTACGGGAGGCAGCAGTGGGGAATATTGCACAATGGGCGAAAGCCTGATGCAGCAACGCCGCGTGAGTGATGAAGGCCTTCGGGTCGTAAAACTCTGTCCTCAAGGAAGATAATGACGGTACTTGAGGAGGAAGCCCCGGCTAACTACGTGCCAGCAGCCGCGGTAATACGTAGGGGGCTAGCGTTATCCGGATTTACTGGGCGTAAAGGGTGCGTAGGTGGTTTCTTAAGTCAGGAGTGAAAGGCTACGGCTCAACCGTAGTAAGCTCTTGAAACTGGGAGACTTGAGTGCAGGAGAGGAAAGTGGAATTCCTAGTGTAGCGGTGAAATGCGTAGATATTAGGAGGAACACCAGTAGCGAAGGCGGCTTTCTGGACTGTAACTGACACTGAGGCACGAAAGCGTGGGGAGCGAACAGGATTAGATACCCTGGTAGTCCACGCCGTAAACGATGAGTACTAGGTGTCGGGGGTTACCCCCCTCGGTGCCGCAGCTAACGCATTAAGTACTCCGCCTGGGGAGTACGCTCGCAAGAGTGAAACTCAAAGGAATTGACGGGGACCCGCACAAGTAGCGGAGCATGTGGTTTAATTCGAAGCAACGCGAAGAACCTTACCTAAGCTTGACATCCTTTTGACCGATGCCTAATCGCATTTTTCCCTTCGGGGACAGAAGTGACAGGTGGTGCATGGTTGTCGTCAGCTCGTGTCGTGAGATGTTGGGTTAAGTCCCGCAACGAGCGCAACCCTTGCCTTTAGTTGCCAGCATTAAGTTGGGCACTCTAGAGGGACTGCCAGGGATAACCTGGAGGAAGGTGGGGATGACGTCAAATCATCATGCCCCTTATGCTTAGGGCTACACACGTGCTACAATGGGTGGTACAGAGGGCAGCCAAGTCGTGAGGCCGAGCTAATCCCTTAAAGCCATTCTCAGTTCGGATTGTAGGCTGAAACTCGCCTACATGAAGCTGGAGTTACTAGTAATCGCAGATCAGAATGCTGCGGTGAATGCGTTCCCGGGTCTTGTACACACCGCCCGTCACACCACGGAAGTTGGGGGCGCCCGAAGCCACTTAGCTAACCCTTTTGGGAAGCGAGTGTCGAAGGTGAAATCAATAACTGGGGTGAAGTCGTAACAAGGTAGCCGTATCGGAAGGTGCGGCTGGATCACCTCCTTTCTAGGGAGAATTAACCTACTGTTTAATTTTGAGGGTTCTTTATGAAAACTCAAAATTAGTGCTTATTAAGTAAGCATTTTAGTACTTTGAAAACTGCATAACATTTAGTGATATGACATTATATAAAGAAGAAGATAAACTTCTTAAAAAATATATCATATAAAGAAGATAACTTTTAAAAATATCAAATTTAATAACTGGTCAAGTTATTAAGGGTGTAGGGCGAATGCCTTGGCACTAGGAGCCGATGAAGGACGCGATAAGCTGCGATAAGCTTGGGGGAGTTGCACGTAAACTGTGATCCCAAGATTTCCGAATGAGGAAACTCACTTAGAGTAATGTCTAAGTATCGTATAGTGAATACATAGCTATGCGAGGGGAACCCGGGGAACTGAAACATCTAAGTACCCGGAGGAAGAGAAAGAAATTCGATTCCGTAAGTAGCGGCGAGCGAACGCGGAACAGGCCAAACCAGTGAAGTTTTCTTCACTGGGGTTGCGGACATATCATAACGAAGAGGCTATTGTAGACGAAGAGAGTTGGAAAGCTCCGCTATAAAGTGTAAAAGCCACGTAGTCAAAACAAGAAGACTTCAGATATGATCCAGAGTAC
Proteins encoded:
- a CDS encoding glutaredoxin family protein, producing the protein MKKVEIYTSDTCIQCKKAKEYFENNNIVFIEYNISSNEEYKRELIKKGYLSVPVIVVNNQDILGFDVNRIKQLAGI